A window of Tautonia plasticadhaerens contains these coding sequences:
- the mutS gene encoding DNA mismatch repair protein MutS, with the protein MMQQYRELKARDPDALLLFRMGDFYEMFGEDAERASALLGIALTSRDKGADAIPMAGFPHPALESYLARIVAAGHRAAVCEQVEDARFAKGLVRREVVRVVTPGTLTDDALLDPRSANYLAAVVEQKGRLGLAWVELSTGRFASCEVQRRELLDEVARLDPAEVLVSETAIDAPWVRLIRQQAPGLPITTRPSWDFLPVESRGKLLEHFGVTTLSGFGLDDDAIEVAAAGALLSYLKDTQKSTLGHLTRLVAHRRGSTLLLDETTRRSLELTRTLREGKREGSLLAVVDRTCTPMGARLLSEWLTSPLTDLDAITRRHSAVGELLADSALRADLRAALDRAHDLERLAARAATFRASPRDLACLAKTLGLLPRIKARLAERGSPLLNELEQTLELCPEIRAGIEQALVDEPPLALKEGGLIREGYHPTLDELREIARGGKTWIARYQAEQVQRTGIGGLKVGFNKVFGYYIEVTHSQAAGKKLPDDFVRKQTIKNGERYITPELKEYEDKVLRAEERARDLEYELFITLRDRVAAEAPRLVQAGAVLAAVDVLCGLAELAARKGYTRPEMVSEPVLRIEDGRHPVLDALMPHGAFVPNDAALAPDDGMLVILTGPNMAGKSTYIRQVALITILAQMGGFVPSKAARLGVVDRIFARVGATDELSRGQSTFMVEMTETANILNNATARSLVILDEIGRGTSTFDGVSLAWAIAEHLHDVVGCRTLFATHYHELVDLEQSRPRLRNANVAVRERDGEVVFLHRIVPGGADQSYGIHVARLAGVPGTVLDRARAILAYLERHHGTEQLDGGTPLAPAADPIAGPDPRKVKTGRAIQDSLFASLPDPMLDELREVDLASLRPDDALDLIRRLRQLAGE; encoded by the coding sequence ATGATGCAGCAGTATCGCGAGCTCAAGGCCCGCGACCCGGACGCCCTGCTGCTGTTCCGGATGGGGGACTTCTACGAGATGTTCGGCGAGGACGCCGAGCGTGCCTCCGCCCTGCTCGGCATAGCCCTGACCAGCCGGGACAAGGGGGCCGATGCCATCCCGATGGCCGGCTTCCCGCACCCCGCGCTGGAGTCGTACCTCGCCCGGATCGTCGCCGCAGGCCACCGCGCGGCGGTCTGCGAGCAGGTCGAGGACGCCCGGTTCGCCAAGGGGCTGGTCAGGCGCGAGGTCGTCCGGGTCGTCACCCCCGGCACCTTGACCGACGACGCCCTGCTCGACCCCCGGTCGGCCAACTACCTCGCCGCCGTCGTCGAGCAGAAGGGGAGGCTGGGGCTGGCCTGGGTCGAGCTGTCGACCGGCCGGTTCGCGTCCTGCGAGGTCCAGCGCCGGGAGCTGCTCGACGAGGTCGCCCGGCTCGACCCGGCCGAGGTGCTCGTCTCCGAGACGGCGATCGACGCCCCCTGGGTCCGCCTGATCCGCCAGCAAGCACCGGGGCTGCCGATCACCACCCGTCCGTCCTGGGACTTCCTCCCCGTCGAGTCCCGCGGCAAGCTCCTCGAGCACTTCGGCGTCACCACCCTCTCCGGCTTCGGGCTGGACGACGACGCCATCGAGGTCGCCGCCGCCGGTGCCCTGCTCTCCTACCTGAAGGACACGCAGAAGTCGACGCTCGGGCACCTCACCCGGCTGGTCGCCCACCGCCGAGGCAGCACCCTGCTGCTCGACGAGACGACCCGACGCAGCCTGGAGCTGACGCGGACCCTCCGCGAGGGGAAGCGCGAGGGTTCCCTGCTCGCCGTCGTCGATCGCACCTGCACGCCGATGGGCGCCCGGTTGCTGTCCGAGTGGCTGACCTCGCCGCTGACGGACCTCGACGCGATCACCCGCCGGCACTCGGCCGTCGGCGAGCTGCTGGCCGATTCCGCCTTGCGAGCCGACCTGAGGGCCGCGCTCGATCGGGCCCACGACCTCGAACGCCTCGCCGCCCGGGCCGCCACCTTCCGGGCCTCCCCCCGGGACCTGGCCTGCCTGGCGAAGACCCTCGGCCTGCTGCCCCGGATCAAGGCGAGGCTGGCCGAACGCGGCTCGCCGCTCTTGAACGAGTTGGAGCAAACCCTGGAGCTCTGCCCGGAGATCCGGGCGGGGATCGAGCAGGCACTCGTCGACGAGCCCCCCCTGGCCCTCAAGGAAGGCGGCCTGATCCGGGAGGGGTATCACCCGACGCTCGACGAGCTCCGGGAGATCGCCCGGGGCGGCAAGACCTGGATCGCCCGATACCAGGCGGAGCAGGTCCAGAGGACGGGGATCGGCGGCCTGAAGGTCGGCTTCAACAAGGTCTTCGGCTACTACATCGAGGTCACCCACTCCCAGGCCGCCGGCAAGAAGCTGCCGGACGACTTCGTCCGCAAGCAGACGATCAAGAACGGCGAGCGCTACATCACCCCCGAGCTGAAGGAGTACGAAGACAAGGTCCTCCGCGCCGAGGAGCGGGCCCGGGACCTCGAATACGAGCTGTTCATCACCCTCCGCGACCGGGTCGCCGCCGAGGCCCCCCGGCTCGTCCAGGCCGGGGCCGTCCTGGCGGCCGTCGACGTGCTCTGCGGACTGGCCGAGCTGGCCGCGAGGAAGGGTTACACACGCCCGGAAATGGTCTCCGAGCCGGTCCTGAGAATCGAGGACGGCCGACACCCGGTGCTCGACGCCCTCATGCCCCACGGCGCCTTCGTGCCGAATGACGCCGCGTTGGCCCCCGACGACGGCATGCTCGTCATCCTCACCGGCCCGAACATGGCGGGCAAGAGCACCTACATCAGGCAGGTGGCCCTGATCACGATCCTCGCCCAGATGGGAGGGTTCGTGCCGTCGAAGGCGGCCCGCCTCGGCGTGGTCGACCGCATCTTCGCCCGGGTCGGCGCCACCGACGAGCTGAGCCGGGGCCAGAGTACCTTCATGGTCGAGATGACCGAGACGGCCAACATCCTCAACAACGCCACCGCCCGGTCCCTGGTCATCCTCGACGAGATCGGCCGGGGCACCAGCACCTTCGACGGCGTCTCGCTCGCCTGGGCGATCGCCGAGCACCTGCACGACGTCGTCGGCTGCCGGACGCTATTCGCGACCCACTATCACGAGCTGGTGGACCTGGAGCAGTCCCGCCCCCGGCTCCGCAACGCCAACGTGGCCGTCAGGGAGCGGGACGGCGAGGTGGTCTTCCTGCACCGGATCGTCCCCGGCGGGGCCGACCAGAGCTACGGCATCCACGTCGCGCGCCTGGCGGGCGTGCCCGGGACGGTGCTCGACCGGGCGAGGGCGATCCTGGCCTACCTGGAACGGCACCACGGCACCGAGCAGCTCGACGGGGGCACGCCCCTCGCCCCCGCCGCCGACCCCATCGCGGGACCCGACCCGCGCAAGGTGAAGACCGGCCGGGCCATCCAGGACAGCCTCTTCGCCAGCCTGCCCGACCCGATGCTCGACGAGCTGCGAGAGGTCGACCTCGCCTCGCTCCGGCCGGACGACGCGCTGGACCTGATCCGTCGGCTCAGGCAACTGGCCGGGGAATGA